GGCAGCCCTCTGCCGGCGAGAAAAAAGTCGGCCCCAGACCGCTTGCCGAGACGATAGAACACGGCTCCGCAACCGATCATCAGCACCAGATAAGCGATCGTCCAAAAATAATCCAGGCCGGTAAAGTGAACCATTCGAGTCTCCTCTAACAGATTGCGGATAATTAGGCCGGTTTAGCGGAATCGGAAAGACAAAAACAATATAAAAATTTTTTATTCAACAACAATTGTTTTCAATTGAAATGTTCGAGGAAAAAATTTATCTGCCGTCCAATTCATGCAGGGCAAAAGCATAGGCGCCGACAAAGATCGCTCGTTCCGTTCCCAGGCGCGTCAATCCGACCCCTACCCGCTTGTGCGGGTTATAGCGGCAGGTTCGCTTTGTCCCTGGTATGAGCACCTCTATGCCGGTATCGGCGAGAAATGCCTCCCGCTGCTTCTCGTCTTCCAGATTGAAAACGACGGATTCGGTGCGGCGAACCTGAGATCCGTCGGCAAGGCGGAGGCTGCCGTTCATTTCCGCAACCGCCGCCGGCAGAAAAAACGAAGCGGCGCCGGAAATCCCGCCGCCGATGACGACCAGCCCGTCGATCAAACTCGAAGCCAATGCAAGCGCATATCCCAACGCCTGGCCGAAAAGACGGTAGGCCTCCAAAGCCGCCTCCTGATCGCCGGGCAGATCGCCGCAGGCAATCGCAAAAATGTCGCGCGGAGAGACCGCAGATCCAGGAGGTATTCGGCAACGCTCCAAGTACAGCTTGACGACGCCGCGAATGCTGACGGTTTCCTCCGCCGACATATCTGGATGAAATTTGTTGGGAAAGGTCCAGATTTCTGCCCCGGCGGAGTTATCGCCCAAGAACAGCTCTCCCCTTCTTACAATTCCGGCGCCGAAACCGGTTCCGAGCGTTACCCCCAGCAGATTTTCATAATGTTTGGGATTCCCTGCCTCCTGCAGCCAAAGATTCACCTCCGGCAGGAAACCGGCGATTGCCTCGCCATAGGCGAACAGATCGCCGTCGTTGTTGATAAATACCGGCAGCTTGAAATAATCTTCAAGCATCGGTCCCACGGCAACGCCGCCGCGATACCCGGGCAAGTTGACCAGATCACCGATGACGCCGTTTTCATAATCTGCCGGGCCGGGGAAAGCAATACTAACGGCAACGGGCGCACTAGGCAGACGATTCAGAATCCGGGTAAAACCGTCCCTCAGTGTCTGCAGGCTTTGCTGCAGGTTACTTCCGTTGGATGGATAGCGAACGGGCTCAACGATGAGCCGATTTCCTTGGACTGCGGAAAAGACAAAATTCGTTCCTCCTGCGTCCAAAGTCATCACAATTCGTTCGTCATGCTCGTAACGCACATCCATCTCCTTAAATAAAAACATAAGCGGCTGAATCGGACAACGACGATAAAAGTTTTTTTCTCTTGCCGCTTTAGAAACCTTCAAAACCGAAAACTTTATGATCGGTTCATATCAGCGCCTCAATGAAACCGAAAGCGCCAAAGCAGTCAACAGAACCAGGACGGCACAGTAAAGGGATCTTTGCAGGCCGAATAGAGGTATTGCCAGTCCGCTCAGCGACAAAGCCGAAAGACCGCCGCCGATGACATCCGCAGCATAAAGGCCGCCGAAATCGACGACACCGGTGACGAGACGAA
This DNA window, taken from candidate division KSB1 bacterium, encodes the following:
- a CDS encoding ROK family protein; protein product: MDVRYEHDERIVMTLDAGGTNFVFSAVQGNRLIVEPVRYPSNGSNLQQSLQTLRDGFTRILNRLPSAPVAVSIAFPGPADYENGVIGDLVNLPGYRGGVAVGPMLEDYFKLPVFINNDGDLFAYGEAIAGFLPEVNLWLQEAGNPKHYENLLGVTLGTGFGAGIVRRGELFLGDNSAGAEIWTFPNKFHPDMSAEETVSIRGVVKLYLERCRIPPGSAVSPRDIFAIACGDLPGDQEAALEAYRLFGQALGYALALASSLIDGLVVIGGGISGAASFFLPAAVAEMNGSLRLADGSQVRRTESVVFNLEDEKQREAFLADTGIEVLIPGTKRTCRYNPHKRVGVGLTRLGTERAIFVGAYAFALHELDGR